A genome region from Pseudanabaena sp. Chao 1811 includes the following:
- a CDS encoding DUF3593 domain-containing protein yields the protein MSQETLFGLSLFPYLAFLWFATKSKQFPKLGLWGFYGTLVFVAITIPAGLYAQNQYHDVLANVDWLHGSAESFLTMTNILLVLGFKNALKPKD from the coding sequence ATGTCTCAAGAAACCCTATTTGGACTATCTCTATTTCCCTACCTTGCCTTTCTGTGGTTTGCCACAAAATCAAAGCAATTTCCCAAGCTAGGACTATGGGGCTTTTATGGAACTTTAGTATTTGTAGCTATTACAATTCCCGCAGGGCTTTACGCTCAGAATCAATATCATGATGTATTAGCTAATGTTGATTGGCTACATGGCAGTGCGGAGTCATTTTTGACAATGACTAATATTTTGCTGGTTTTAGGCTTTAAAAATGCATTAAAACCAAAAGATTAG
- a CDS encoding DUF2499 domain-containing protein produces the protein MHSLSLPTWVIHISSVIEWALAIWLIWQYDKQNPDRGWRGLAWGMFPALVSAMCAVTWHFFDNADSLKWLVTVQAAMTLFGNCTLAIATYFIWKISRSVET, from the coding sequence ATGCACTCTTTATCTTTACCCACATGGGTTATCCATATTTCTAGCGTAATTGAATGGGCTTTAGCAATTTGGCTCATTTGGCAATATGACAAGCAAAATCCCGATCGCGGATGGCGTGGATTAGCATGGGGTATGTTTCCTGCTTTAGTCAGTGCCATGTGTGCGGTAACTTGGCATTTCTTTGATAATGCTGATTCCCTGAAATGGCTAGTGACAGTGCAAGCTGCTATGACTCTATTTGGCAATTGTACTTTGGCGATCGCTACCTATTTCATCTGGAAGATTTCGCGATCCGTCGAAACTTGA
- a CDS encoding carbohydrate kinase family protein, with translation MPRVICLGEVLIDQIAEDVGVPYDQVSTWKPYLGGAPANVACGLAKLGTPVSLISAVGQDATGSDLLKQLGAAGVETSGVQVHPESTTREVYVTRDAKGDRQFNRFNGDAKTVFADTLLSAEHLPAHLFADAKFLVLGTLGLSNPLTSRAIGRALKLAEENFVKVVVDVNWRAMFWRHPEQVAKLLPVLLRYTDFLKLTEDEAKLLFRLTSPAAIAQAYSHLEGIIITNGDKDCRYYLGEKQSKYPAFPVYSLDTTGAGDAFLAAFIHKIYHRPLTHLQDSQFAEEVISYASAAGALSTLDVGAITGQPSDRQIREFLAMRESKH, from the coding sequence ATGCCGCGTGTAATTTGCCTTGGCGAAGTCTTAATCGATCAGATTGCTGAAGATGTGGGTGTTCCCTATGACCAAGTCAGTACTTGGAAGCCTTATTTAGGAGGAGCGCCTGCTAATGTTGCCTGTGGTTTAGCCAAACTGGGAACACCTGTTAGTCTAATTAGTGCTGTGGGGCAAGATGCCACAGGATCAGATCTACTCAAGCAATTGGGAGCCGCAGGGGTGGAAACTTCGGGCGTGCAGGTGCATCCAGAATCCACCACCCGTGAGGTATATGTCACCCGTGATGCCAAAGGCGATCGCCAATTTAATCGCTTTAACGGTGATGCCAAGACAGTATTTGCAGACACTCTACTATCGGCAGAGCATTTACCCGCCCATTTATTTGCCGATGCGAAGTTTTTAGTGCTAGGGACACTTGGATTATCAAATCCTCTAACTTCACGGGCGATCGGTCGAGCGTTGAAGCTTGCCGAAGAAAATTTTGTAAAGGTGGTCGTTGATGTCAACTGGCGCGCGATGTTTTGGAGGCATCCTGAACAGGTGGCAAAGCTTTTACCAGTGTTGCTACGATATACCGATTTCTTAAAACTGACTGAAGATGAAGCCAAGTTGCTATTTCGTTTAACTAGTCCTGCGGCGATCGCACAGGCCTATAGCCATCTTGAAGGCATCATTATTACCAATGGCGATAAAGACTGTCGCTATTATTTAGGCGAAAAACAAAGTAAATATCCTGCTTTTCCTGTCTATTCCCTCGATACGACTGGTGCGGGGGATGCTTTCTTAGCTGCTTTCATTCACAAGATCTATCATCGTCCGCTTACACATCTACAGGATTCGCAATTTGCAGAAGAGGTCATCTCCTATGCTAGTGCCGCAGGTGCATTGTCTACGCTAGATGTTGGTGCGATCACAGGTCAACCAAGCGATCGCCAAATTCGTGAATTCTTAGCCATGCGCGAGTCAAAACATTAA
- the cphA gene encoding cyanophycin synthetase, which yields MKILKIQTLRGPNYWSIQRHQLVVARLDLEGFQVQRASFYQNLTKVLPSLAGKDIAQRQDISDADFLAEIVKDIAIALQGYVGMKVDFGAIRPTVEQNIYQVVFEYQTEQAGRYAARAAVRICTSILETGTYATSELQEDLKDLRDIRLDGQLGPSTESIVAEAKAQKIPWLELGSRAMIQLGYGVYQSRIQATLSNKTGILAVELACDKEGTKQILRDSGVPVPRGTTIRSPKYLEDAIAEVGGFPIVIKPLNGNHGRGITIDVRTVKEAIAAFDMAQEVSEEVIIERFHTGRDHRVLVINGKFVAVAERVPANVTGDGVSTISQLIEITNQDPRRGDGHDNVLTRIEIDRTSLDILARQGFTLESVPPKGQICYLKATANLSTGGVSVDRTDEIHPENIWLAERVARIIGLDIAGIDVVTEDISLPVRETDGAIVEVNAAPGFRMHTAPSIGTPRNVAAPVIEMLFPAGSPTRVPIVAITGTNGKTTTTRLIAHIFKQTGKRVGYTTTDGIYIGECLVEKGDTTGPYSAQVILRDPTVEVAVLETARGGILRSGLGFDGCDVGVVMNVQADHLGIGDIDTIEDLARLKSVVVRTALPSGYAVLNADDPLVVAMAKEVKAKVAYFSMNPDNPLIQSHIAQGGVAAVYEEGYLTILKGDWKLRIEEAVNVPLTLGGRAAFNIQNSLAASLAAFTQDVKIEQIRQGLATFVASSAQTPGRMNLFDLGKYHALVDYAHNPAGFKAIADFIQKWEGEAIGVIGAPGDRRDEDIIELGQLAANMFSRIFIKEDKDLRGRSPRVVADLLRQGVEEVNGNIPCITILDEAEALTAALDSAPQSSLVVVFPDKVDAAIAIIESRKSKLQ from the coding sequence ATGAAAATTCTCAAAATCCAAACATTACGGGGTCCAAACTATTGGAGTATTCAACGGCATCAGCTTGTAGTTGCACGCCTAGATTTAGAGGGTTTTCAAGTACAACGGGCTAGCTTTTATCAAAACCTGACTAAGGTTCTGCCAAGTTTAGCGGGAAAGGATATTGCGCAACGCCAAGATATTAGTGATGCTGATTTTTTAGCAGAGATAGTCAAGGATATTGCGATCGCTCTGCAAGGTTATGTTGGTATGAAGGTGGATTTTGGGGCAATCCGACCAACGGTTGAGCAGAATATTTATCAGGTCGTTTTTGAATATCAAACTGAGCAGGCTGGACGTTATGCAGCGAGGGCAGCGGTCAGGATTTGCACTAGTATTTTAGAAACAGGAACCTATGCCACCAGTGAGTTACAAGAGGATCTCAAGGACTTAAGAGATATCCGCCTTGATGGACAATTAGGACCTAGTACCGAGTCAATTGTTGCCGAAGCTAAAGCACAAAAGATTCCTTGGTTAGAACTTGGCAGTCGTGCCATGATTCAACTTGGTTATGGTGTATATCAAAGTCGGATTCAGGCGACTTTATCCAATAAAACAGGGATCTTGGCAGTTGAGCTTGCCTGTGACAAAGAGGGAACCAAGCAGATTTTGCGGGATTCGGGTGTCCCTGTACCGAGGGGAACTACGATCCGATCACCTAAATATTTAGAAGATGCGATCGCGGAAGTGGGCGGTTTCCCCATTGTGATTAAGCCCCTTAACGGCAATCATGGGCGCGGGATCACTATTGATGTACGCACAGTGAAAGAGGCGATCGCTGCCTTTGACATGGCACAGGAAGTCTCAGAGGAAGTAATTATTGAACGCTTCCATACAGGTCGCGATCACCGTGTCTTGGTAATTAATGGCAAGTTTGTTGCTGTCGCTGAGCGTGTACCTGCCAATGTTACGGGGGATGGCGTATCCACGATTTCCCAACTAATTGAAATTACCAATCAAGATCCCCGTCGTGGTGATGGACATGATAATGTTCTCACTCGCATTGAGATCGATCGCACAAGTCTAGATATCCTTGCCAGACAAGGCTTTACCCTCGAATCCGTACCTCCTAAAGGACAGATTTGCTATCTCAAGGCAACTGCCAACCTCAGTACGGGTGGCGTATCTGTGGATCGCACCGACGAGATTCATCCAGAAAATATTTGGTTAGCGGAACGGGTTGCCCGCATTATTGGTTTAGACATTGCAGGGATCGATGTTGTTACCGAAGATATTTCCTTGCCAGTGCGCGAAACCGATGGGGCGATCGTTGAGGTTAATGCTGCCCCCGGATTTAGAATGCATACTGCGCCGAGCATTGGCACACCGCGTAATGTCGCTGCTCCTGTAATTGAGATGCTATTCCCCGCAGGTTCGCCGACGCGAGTTCCCATCGTGGCGATTACGGGTACGAATGGCAAAACTACAACTACGCGCTTGATTGCACATATTTTCAAGCAAACAGGTAAGCGGGTTGGCTACACCACCACCGATGGTATTTACATTGGCGAATGCTTAGTTGAAAAAGGTGATACGACTGGTCCCTATAGCGCTCAAGTGATTTTGCGCGATCCTACCGTTGAAGTTGCGGTTCTCGAAACTGCAAGGGGGGGCATTTTGCGATCGGGACTAGGGTTTGATGGCTGCGATGTCGGTGTGGTGATGAATGTCCAAGCGGATCACCTTGGTATTGGTGACATTGATACCATAGAGGATCTCGCTAGACTCAAGAGTGTCGTGGTACGCACGGCTTTACCAAGCGGCTATGCCGTACTTAACGCCGATGATCCATTGGTTGTCGCTATGGCAAAAGAAGTAAAAGCCAAGGTTGCCTACTTCAGTATGAATCCTGATAACCCTTTAATTCAATCCCATATTGCCCAAGGAGGGGTAGCCGCAGTCTATGAAGAGGGCTATTTAACAATTCTCAAAGGTGATTGGAAACTGCGGATTGAAGAGGCTGTTAATGTGCCTTTAACCCTTGGTGGTCGTGCTGCTTTCAATATTCAAAATTCTCTCGCCGCAAGTTTGGCAGCTTTTACGCAAGACGTAAAGATCGAGCAGATTCGTCAGGGATTAGCTACCTTCGTTGCCTCTAGCGCCCAAACCCCCGGACGTATGAACTTGTTTGACTTGGGTAAATATCATGCCTTAGTTGACTATGCTCATAACCCTGCGGGATTTAAAGCGATCGCCGATTTTATCCAAAAATGGGAAGGTGAAGCGATCGGTGTAATTGGTGCACCAGGCGATCGTCGCGATGAAGACATTATCGAACTAGGACAGCTAGCGGCAAATATGTTTAGCCGCATCTTTATTAAAGAAGATAAGGACTTGCGGGGACGTAGCCCAAGGGTGGTGGCTGATCTCCTCCGTCAAGGTGTGGAAGAAGTTAATGGCAATATTCCCTGTATTACAATTCTTGATGAAGCGGAAGCCCTCACAGCCGCTTTGGATAGCGCTCCTCAAAGCAGTCTTGTCGTTGTATTCCCCGATAAAGTGGATGCAGCTATTGCTATCATTGAATCGCGAAAGTCTAAATTGCAATAA
- a CDS encoding GNAT family N-acetyltransferase, with translation MQSFPVLGNTIRPLQHRDLEFIQRFASPQDLEQIAVSDLSGCRSRQKISLHQLASWLPAPVQTLLKPYVRAYVSECNGIIQGFIRVSPFNNNSSTWKIDRVVVLPEAQNGQHNVGTQLIRYCLESCLEARTWVLQVDINQKDTIALYRQNGFQPLAQFTDWEISADSLKEIAQHSPDLPNLMPVSNADASLLYQLDTAAMPPQIRQVYDLNVDDFRSKALDKLINHGSLLINHLQDVSGYVYEPQRKAAIGYFYLLLQRPTVNQPDEKLVHHCQLTVHPAYTWLYPELTSQIAQIVIKQSPEGASLQLSSADYQPEREDYLERIQAQRQGHSLLMARSVWHKIRETKPVLDGLQLSRMLSGLQPTQKPIPGRIETLPQQHQHTDETL, from the coding sequence ATGCAATCTTTCCCAGTGCTTGGTAATACGATCCGTCCGCTTCAACATCGAGATCTAGAGTTTATTCAGCGATTTGCTTCGCCCCAAGATCTCGAACAGATTGCTGTGAGCGATCTTAGTGGATGTCGTAGTCGTCAGAAAATTAGCTTACATCAGCTTGCGAGTTGGTTGCCTGCCCCAGTGCAAACGCTCCTGAAACCCTATGTCCGTGCCTATGTCTCAGAATGTAATGGGATTATCCAAGGCTTTATTCGAGTTTCACCGTTTAATAACAACAGCAGTACTTGGAAAATTGATCGTGTTGTTGTGTTGCCTGAAGCCCAGAATGGTCAACATAATGTTGGTACACAACTAATCCGCTACTGCCTCGAATCTTGTCTAGAGGCAAGAACTTGGGTACTGCAAGTTGATATTAATCAAAAAGATACGATCGCCCTCTATCGTCAGAATGGGTTTCAACCCCTTGCCCAATTTACGGATTGGGAAATTAGTGCTGATAGTCTTAAGGAGATTGCACAGCATTCTCCCGATCTTCCCAACTTGATGCCTGTTAGTAATGCCGATGCAAGTTTGCTGTATCAGTTAGATACTGCGGCGATGCCACCACAAATTCGGCAAGTGTATGACCTTAATGTCGATGATTTCCGTTCCAAAGCGCTTGATAAGCTGATTAATCACGGTTCTTTGCTGATTAACCATTTGCAAGATGTGTCGGGCTATGTCTATGAGCCTCAACGCAAAGCCGCGATCGGTTACTTTTACTTGCTATTACAGCGTCCTACGGTCAATCAACCCGATGAGAAACTGGTTCACCATTGCCAGCTTACGGTACATCCTGCTTATACATGGCTCTATCCCGAACTAACTTCGCAGATTGCTCAAATTGTGATTAAGCAATCCCCTGAAGGTGCAAGTCTGCAACTATCTTCGGCGGACTATCAGCCTGAGCGTGAGGACTATTTGGAAAGAATTCAGGCGCAACGTCAAGGTCATTCCTTGCTAATGGCGCGATCGGTCTGGCATAAAATCCGTGAGACTAAGCCCGTCCTTGATGGCTTACAACTCTCGCGGATGTTATCGGGATTACAGCCCACTCAAAAACCTATCCCAGGGAGAATTGAGACCTTGCCACAACAGCATCAACATACTGATGAGACACTCTAA
- a CDS encoding carbon-nitrogen hydrolase family protein: protein MKSYLAAAVQMTSVSDVDKNLAQAEDLIQLAVNRGAELVCLPENFSFLGDESEKTRQSTEIAEKSEKFLITIAQKYQILLLGGGFPVPVATPNNSSAIKMYNTALLIGREGEELARYRKMHLFDVNLPDGNTYQESATILAGEEAPPVYRSEQYGNLGLSVCYDVRFPELYRHLSKNGANVLFVPAAFTAFTGKDHWQVLLQARAIENTSYVIAPAQVGMHTPRRQSHGHAMIIDPWGIVLADAGDRTGVAIAEIQPSRIDQIRRQMPSLQHRTFFN from the coding sequence ATGAAGTCATATTTGGCGGCCGCCGTACAAATGACCAGTGTCTCAGATGTAGACAAAAATCTTGCTCAAGCAGAAGATTTGATCCAACTGGCAGTAAATCGAGGTGCAGAATTAGTTTGTTTACCAGAAAACTTTTCGTTTTTGGGTGACGAAAGTGAAAAGACGAGACAGTCTACAGAAATTGCCGAAAAGAGCGAAAAGTTTTTGATTACGATCGCCCAAAAATATCAAATTCTGTTGCTTGGTGGTGGATTTCCTGTGCCAGTAGCTACTCCCAATAATTCCTCTGCGATCAAGATGTACAACACCGCCCTGCTGATTGGTCGCGAAGGCGAAGAATTGGCTCGTTATCGCAAAATGCATCTATTTGATGTCAATCTGCCCGATGGCAATACCTATCAGGAATCCGCAACAATTCTTGCTGGCGAAGAAGCTCCCCCTGTATATAGATCAGAGCAGTATGGCAACTTGGGACTATCGGTTTGTTATGACGTAAGGTTCCCTGAGTTATATCGCCATTTGTCTAAAAATGGGGCAAATGTCCTATTTGTGCCTGCCGCCTTTACTGCCTTTACAGGTAAAGATCATTGGCAGGTTTTATTACAGGCAAGGGCGATCGAAAATACGAGTTATGTAATTGCCCCTGCACAGGTAGGAATGCACACCCCACGTCGTCAGTCCCACGGTCATGCGATGATTATCGATCCTTGGGGTATCGTATTAGCCGATGCAGGCGATCGCACAGGTGTAGCGATCGCAGAAATCCAACCATCACGCATCGATCAAATCCGTCGCCAAATGCCATCTTTGCAACATCGCACCTTTTTTAATTAG
- the phoU gene encoding phosphate signaling complex protein PhoU translates to MVETSYQAQKRTRSEFERQLHRLEQDSLRMGALVENSFLLAHAALFERDLEAATRIDPQDKQIDRIYRQIEMDCINLIALQSPVARDLRLLSALMQLIRDIERIGDYAENLGDIAIKLFPYPPSPYLGELEIMSNRCRAMLAMSLEALANLDENIGLQIKAKDDAVDDDYQNIYNLIASQRVFGEPLEPVMLMVLAIHHLERMADHATNVGLRVAYIVTGKLG, encoded by the coding sequence ATGGTCGAAACCTCATATCAAGCGCAAAAAAGGACAAGAAGCGAGTTTGAACGTCAACTCCATCGCCTAGAACAAGACTCTTTGCGAATGGGCGCTCTTGTCGAAAATTCATTTCTTTTAGCTCATGCAGCTTTATTTGAGCGCGATTTAGAAGCTGCTACTCGTATCGATCCTCAAGATAAGCAAATTGATCGAATTTATCGACAAATTGAAATGGATTGTATCAATTTAATTGCATTGCAGTCACCAGTCGCTCGCGATCTGCGATTATTGAGTGCTTTGATGCAGTTAATCCGCGATATTGAACGCATCGGTGACTATGCCGAAAATCTTGGTGATATTGCCATTAAGCTTTTTCCTTACCCACCATCCCCTTATCTTGGTGAATTGGAGATTATGTCTAATCGCTGCCGAGCCATGCTTGCCATGAGTTTAGAAGCCTTAGCTAACCTTGATGAAAATATCGGTCTTCAAATTAAGGCAAAGGATGATGCCGTTGACGATGATTATCAGAATATCTATAACCTCATAGCTTCCCAAAGGGTATTTGGCGAACCTCTAGAGCCTGTAATGCTGATGGTATTAGCAATTCATCACCTAGAGCGGATGGCAGATCATGCAACAAATGTTGGTCTCAGGGTTGCTTATATTGTCACTGGTAAACTGGGCTAA